From Alteromonas sp. BL110:
TTGCAATTGCTCTTTGATTTTTTACTGTTCGTTTTTTATTACTCGATTCTTTGTTACTGGGCTCTTTGTTACTCGGCGGTGATGGCGTGCTTCATATATTCAAGGTATTCAGCCACAAGCTTGTAATTACTCGCGTTGAGAATTCGACTTACATTACTTCTATTTTTATCAAGTAATGCCGCTATATTCTCATGACTCTTATCCGAGGCTTCAAGGTAGGCCAGTAAGGTTTCTGATTGGGTTTGTGTTAAGCCGCTTACATGAGTATCCGCAAAGCGTGTAAGTAACTGAGTTTTGCTTTCTAACTCGGTATTGCTACTGGAAAAAGCAAGGTAATTGGGTTTAATCGAATCAAGCCCTCGCCCCGATAAAACAAAGGCGTCTCCGGTACCGGTTTTTACTTCGTTAGGGCGATAATGTGCTTCACCCACTGCTACGCTTATTCTTACATCAACGCTCGGAGTATGAGCTTTTAGCGCTAAACGCAAACCTAATGCAATATGCATACTGTATTGGGGTTGGCTCACCGCCAGTTGAAATGCGTCGCCGCGATAAATATCAAAATGGCCGTCATACTGCTTGGCGTAATTCGACAAATGCTGCTTTAGCGCAGCGAGGATATTCCTAAAATCTTCGTCGTTATATGACTGAGAGTCTGTTATATCGCCAGTCAGGACGCCAGCATAAATCTTCGATTTGCTATTTATCGCGGTGTTTTTATTCGTGTGCACTATTCGCCGCCGTGATCTATTTCTTTGCAAGAAACGCTTCAACTTGTTATCACTATGACACGCCTAACCACTAAATTCAAAAACAATCACACCGCAAAATGTGACTAATAATAATCACAAAACAAAATGTGACTAATCTATGCAGCCTTTATGTAAGAAGAGGATAAGTTCGGTGGTTAGTTCATCTAACGGTGCAAGTGGTTCACAACTGCATTAGTGGGCAAGAGCGCAATTAAAAAGATGTGCGGTTTCTACCTGAATTTTTAGCGCGATAAAGCGCAGAATCGACGTCCTCAATGAATGAGGTAGCATTATAGCATTCATTTTCTACACTATTTTGTTTTGTAGATTTACCGCTATTAAAACACGCCATACCGATACTGACCGTAAGGATGTCTTTGATTTTTGATTTTTGATGGGCTATCGAAAGCTGTGATACATTGCGAAGAACTCTAGCGGCAATACACTCTAATGCGTCACTATCTGTGCCTGGCAAGATAATAATGAACTCTTCCCCACCGTACCTCGCTACTAAGTCGTCGTTACCCAAACAACTATTAGAAAGCGTTTCAGCTACCCTCTTAAGCACGTTGTCGCCAGCAACATGTCCGTAATAATCGTTATATTGTTTAAAATAATCCACATCAATCAATAATAAACTAATAGGTAGGTCAGCTTCTTTACAGCGCACGATATCGTCTTTTATTGTTGCATCAAATAAGCGCCTATTGGCAAGCCCCGTTAGTCCGTCCATATTCGCTAAGCGCTCTAACTGCTTATTCGCTTCGAGCAGCTCTATTTGCATTTTTTGTAACGCTTTTCGGTTGTGCAAGTTTTGAAGCGTATTGCCAAGCATTTCTCCTATACGACGCAGATATTCGATATCGAACGCTTTCCATGAGTAAGGAGCGCCGATAATATCGCACCCGATAAAACCATAAATTGTTCCCTCAACCATAATACGTGAGCAAAGAATAGAGTAAATGCGCTGCTCTTCAAAAACAGCCTTTTCCAATGAAGCGGACTCTGGAAGCGTTGAAACGTCATCGACCTTAAACAACCCGTTGGTGATATGGCTCATAAAAAAAGGCAAGGAATTAGCAGGCATATTTTGTAATTCGTCAATGTAAGGGGTAACGCCTGCTGCCACCCACTCGTGGGTATTTGACATTAGCTCCCCTCCTTCGAGAAACTCAAATAAGTAGCAGCGGTCTACGTCACAAAAAGTGCCAAACGCCGCCAATGCTTGGTCAATAATACTATCTAAATCATTAACGTCGGCATTGATTAGCTTTGAAGAAAAGTTGGTGAGGAGTTGGTTAAAGGTAATATGCTTGTTGACCTGAGAATCTTTCTTACTAAGATCTAACAGCCCTGTGATATCGGTTTTGATATGAAGAACAACCCAATCGCACGTTGGCGTGTATACAAACTCGCCTTCAACAAAGCAATTCATGGTTCTAGAGCTTGTCTGAAGTCGAAAATAGTCAGCGACCTGCAAACCTGTTTCTACAAGAAAAAATGGATTTTCGCCTACTGCCACCTCTCGTTTTGACTTCTGGTCAAAAAACGTAATTGCTCGACTTTCAAACGCCTTTGCGTCAATTATTCCAAAAGATTTCTCGAAATATTGACTCGCATAAACCTCAGAACTATCAGTACATTTGAATAATATACTTGAAGGTATTTGGCGAAAAATAGAAAGGGCTTCGTGTTTTTTCAAAGTCTATCTCACAAAGAAACTCTATTTAAAGGTAGCAGTACTTTCATAACAGTAAAATCAAATCGCCTGTATTCAGTAACAGTTTCTCTAAACAAATTATTAAACTTATTTAAGGTAAAGGCGTACTGACTTACATAGAGAGCTTTTGCAACAGGGACTAAACATTAATTATGAGCAACTCAATCGTAGAGCTGTTAGATGAAATGTATGATGAAGAAAGCGAAAAGACGTCACTAGGTGAAATTGTCGATCGCTTTGAAGACCGAGGTTTTGGTCCGCTTCTCTTAGTACCCGCTCTCATTGCTCTACTTCCTACCGGAGCGATACCAGGCGTACCTACCTTATGTGGCTTAACACTGTTTTTTATTTGTATTCAGGCGGCTTGCGGTAAGAAAAGCCCATGGTTGCCAAAGGCGCTTGAACAAAAAGAAGTAAGTTCTAATAAACTGGAAAGCGCCATAGACACAGCTAAACCTTATGCCAAGAAATTTGAAAAGCTACTTAAACCCCGCCTCACATTTTTGTCAGACACGCCAGTAAAAAATATTATCGCTGGATATTGTGCGCTTGCGGCACTTTGCATGATCCCTTTAGAGGCACTTCCTTTTGCCGTCGCCCTTCCTGCTTTAGCGCTTTGTATCACGGCGCTTGGCATGACTAATCGTGATGGCGTATTTCTTATTATTGGTAGTTTATTACAGCTAGGAACCGCCTATTTGGTCTTAAAAGCGCTAGGTGCTGTATAGCTCAGACAAACTTTTTTCATTCGCTCTCTCCTTCTGACTCCATCAAAGATTACAGTCTCAAAAGCTATGCTGATTAGAGGCAGTGCTCTTTTTTAAACATTTTCATTACCAATATTCTTTTCTTTAATTGGAGATTTACGTACTATTCTTTGCATTTATAAACTGTACTTTGGTACAGATATCTAATGACTGGTAATGATATAGAAAAGAATAGGCTGTAAAACTATATGAAGAGAATGTTAGCGGTATCTCTTGCGTTATTTTCGTTTGCTACTTTTGCTGAAAACTGTGTATTTAGCTGCCCTATTGGCTTAGGTGGGCAAACTATCACTCGTTCTATTTATACATTGAACAATAATCCGCAAACCAAGTTTGCCAACTGGGTGGCGTATCATGTTACCCCCGACACCATCGACGGCCCTTCGCGAAGCAGAAATTGGAAAGCAGATCCTGCTCTTGAAGACGAAAGTACGCTTGAGCCTAACGATTACAAAGGCGCATGGCGAGGGATAGGCACAGATAGAGGGCATCAGGTTCCTCTTGCCTCTTTTAGTAACTCTCCAGACTGGCGAGAACTCAACTATCTTTCAAACATTACCCCCCAAGACTCTGATTTAAACCAAGGTCCATGGGTGAAGTTAGAAAATGCTGTACGTAGCCTAGTGAGAACAGGGCAAGATGTGTATGTGGTTTCGGGCCCTCTTTACGAATGGTTTTTTGCAGCGTTACCTGATGCCGACGAGTTGCACAATATTCCCAGCGGTTACTTCAAAGTTGTAGTTAGTGAAGTCGACGGTTTGGTAGAAGCATCTGCGTTTATCATGCAGCAAAACGCGTCTCGTCGTGATGATTACTGCGCTACACAAGTCACTATCAATGAAGTAGAGGCAAGAACCGGGTTAGATATTATGCCTGTATTACCCGATGAAAGTGAGAAAACGATTGAAGGCAGATTAGGCACGCTAGCTATGCGACTTGGCTGTAGCTAAGCCTCGCTAAAATACTCAAGTATCTATTTACCGGTAAACGGTTACCCATTTGCCGTTATTTAGTTAAAGCCACGTACTACTTCGTTTTTATAAGACGACGAACTAGTTGCTTTTAAAAGGTTGCAATAGCAAGGCACTGATTGAAGCATTCTCTTTTACCGCTGGCACATCATGTTGGCCTATGGACAGTGTTTCGTCGCTTTGCTTTGCTCTTGGGGTAAAGCTCTTAAAAAGTCTGTCCCACCAAGATACACTGAAGCCATAGTTAGAATTTGATTCTGCTTTCACTTGGCTGTGATGTATACGATGCAAGCGTTGAGTAATAAGCACCCATCCTACTCTGTCGTCCCACTTTTGCGGTATTCGAATATTTGCGTGATTAAATAGCGCAAACCCGTTAAGTGCCACTTCAAAAATAACAATAGCAATTGCTGGTATCCCCAGCGCCGCTGCAGCCAGCGCCTTAACCCCAAGGCTAATCGCTATTTCAACGGGATGAAACCTAAGGCCAGTAGTAGTATCTACATGGCTGTCGGCGTGATGCATTTTGTGAAAGCGCCATAAAAAAGGCACAGTGTGAAATAATCGGTGCTGCCAGTATATGAGCATATCCAGCAGCAGTACGCTCGCTGCCACTATACCAATAAATAGCGCGCTGCCGTATAGGGTATTATTCATTTGGTCAGTGGAAGACGAAGTGCTGTCGGCTTGATCTGATATAAGGTTAAACAGCCCAACGCCCTCTTGCTTAGCCCATATCGATACACCAACTAGTGTGGCAGGAAGTAAAACTCTAGATACCAGTGCGCCCATCACCACCATTGAGAGGTTACCTATCCAGCGTGCTTTCCTATCCAGAACAGCTTTGCGCGCTGGGAACAAGGCTTCCAGTACAGCCATAAAGGCAAAGATACCAAGAAATACACTTAGGCGAATAACAGACGCATTATCCACTGTAGCTCTCTTTTCGATTCAGTTTCATTTTTACTTCTCAACTACCGATTACGCTCTATGCACATAAGAGGCACAACACCGATGCCCTACCCCTTATCAATTGTCGAACACTGATTTT
This genomic window contains:
- a CDS encoding SatD family protein translates to MHTNKNTAINSKSKIYAGVLTGDITDSQSYNDEDFRNILAALKQHLSNYAKQYDGHFDIYRGDAFQLAVSQPQYSMHIALGLRLALKAHTPSVDVRISVAVGEAHYRPNEVKTGTGDAFVLSGRGLDSIKPNYLAFSSSNTELESKTQLLTRFADTHVSGLTQTQSETLLAYLEASDKSHENIAALLDKNRSNVSRILNASNYKLVAEYLEYMKHAITAE
- a CDS encoding sensor domain-containing diguanylate cyclase, whose translation is MKKHEALSIFRQIPSSILFKCTDSSEVYASQYFEKSFGIIDAKAFESRAITFFDQKSKREVAVGENPFFLVETGLQVADYFRLQTSSRTMNCFVEGEFVYTPTCDWVVLHIKTDITGLLDLSKKDSQVNKHITFNQLLTNFSSKLINADVNDLDSIIDQALAAFGTFCDVDRCYLFEFLEGGELMSNTHEWVAAGVTPYIDELQNMPANSLPFFMSHITNGLFKVDDVSTLPESASLEKAVFEEQRIYSILCSRIMVEGTIYGFIGCDIIGAPYSWKAFDIEYLRRIGEMLGNTLQNLHNRKALQKMQIELLEANKQLERLANMDGLTGLANRRLFDATIKDDIVRCKEADLPISLLLIDVDYFKQYNDYYGHVAGDNVLKRVAETLSNSCLGNDDLVARYGGEEFIIILPGTDSDALECIAARVLRNVSQLSIAHQKSKIKDILTVSIGMACFNSGKSTKQNSVENECYNATSFIEDVDSALYRAKNSGRNRTSF
- a CDS encoding exopolysaccharide biosynthesis protein, with amino-acid sequence MSNSIVELLDEMYDEESEKTSLGEIVDRFEDRGFGPLLLVPALIALLPTGAIPGVPTLCGLTLFFICIQAACGKKSPWLPKALEQKEVSSNKLESAIDTAKPYAKKFEKLLKPRLTFLSDTPVKNIIAGYCALAALCMIPLEALPFAVALPALALCITALGMTNRDGVFLIIGSLLQLGTAYLVLKALGAV
- a CDS encoding DNA/RNA non-specific endonuclease, with amino-acid sequence MKRMLAVSLALFSFATFAENCVFSCPIGLGGQTITRSIYTLNNNPQTKFANWVAYHVTPDTIDGPSRSRNWKADPALEDESTLEPNDYKGAWRGIGTDRGHQVPLASFSNSPDWRELNYLSNITPQDSDLNQGPWVKLENAVRSLVRTGQDVYVVSGPLYEWFFAALPDADELHNIPSGYFKVVVSEVDGLVEASAFIMQQNASRRDDYCATQVTINEVEARTGLDIMPVLPDESEKTIEGRLGTLAMRLGCS
- a CDS encoding sterol desaturase family protein yields the protein MDNASVIRLSVFLGIFAFMAVLEALFPARKAVLDRKARWIGNLSMVVMGALVSRVLLPATLVGVSIWAKQEGVGLFNLISDQADSTSSSTDQMNNTLYGSALFIGIVAASVLLLDMLIYWQHRLFHTVPFLWRFHKMHHADSHVDTTTGLRFHPVEIAISLGVKALAAAALGIPAIAIVIFEVALNGFALFNHANIRIPQKWDDRVGWVLITQRLHRIHHSQVKAESNSNYGFSVSWWDRLFKSFTPRAKQSDETLSIGQHDVPAVKENASISALLLQPFKSN